A DNA window from Mucilaginibacter xinganensis contains the following coding sequences:
- a CDS encoding S9 family peptidase, whose amino-acid sequence MKKSILLAIPFFISTVTYAQAVKPIFKPADFLKIKSLSEPRVSPDDKWVAYSLSEVDTAKDARVSHLWMQSLTTNESIELTHGADPASNPRWSPDGRYLAFLSSRDSKNASQVWLLDRRGGEAKKLTDIKGDLNDYSWSPDSKQLLLVIEDPESKAKEEPKNPLPVRIDRYHFKQDIEGYLKHQYTHLYLFNIEAKKLDTLTKGSADEQSPEWSPDGKRIAFVSNRTPEPERDDNSDIFTIEAKPNGQLTQLTTWKGHDIGPKWSPDGKHIAYLRSTAGEHYTIYDQDLLCIMDADGSNSKVITQQMDRPVSTPAWSKDSREIAFLVSDDRRSYLAKYDVDAKSISTINSGDYGIVNVVSYATDNWVVELSTPYMPNELFAVESGKLRKLTHHQNWLQEFKLAHVEGFRSKSKDGTSVSGLLYTPDSIHTQKLPFILFIHGGPVDQDDYTFDATRQILAGAGYAVAGVNYRGSNGRGLKYINAINADWGNKEVIDLLGAVDELVKKGIADPDHLGIGGWSYGGILTDYTIATDTRFKAGASGAGSALQTSMYGSDQYVLQYDNELGQPWKNQDKWIKLSYPFFHADRIKTPVLFMSGLKDFNVPTAGSEQMYMALKSQNLPTELILYPNQYHGITVPSYQVDRLQRYIVWFDKYLK is encoded by the coding sequence ATGAAGAAAAGCATTTTACTTGCCATCCCGTTTTTTATCTCAACCGTTACCTACGCTCAAGCCGTAAAACCAATATTTAAACCTGCCGACTTTTTAAAAATTAAAAGCCTGAGCGAGCCCCGGGTTTCCCCTGATGATAAGTGGGTGGCCTATAGTCTTTCGGAGGTAGATACGGCAAAGGATGCCCGTGTTTCACATTTATGGATGCAAAGTCTTACCACTAATGAATCAATAGAACTTACCCACGGAGCGGATCCTGCATCAAACCCGCGCTGGAGTCCTGACGGCAGATACCTGGCTTTTCTTTCATCCCGCGACTCAAAAAATGCCTCGCAGGTTTGGCTGCTTGACCGAAGGGGAGGAGAGGCTAAAAAATTAACTGATATTAAAGGAGATTTGAACGACTATTCATGGTCGCCCGATTCGAAACAATTACTGCTGGTTATTGAAGACCCGGAAAGTAAGGCCAAAGAGGAACCAAAAAATCCGCTACCCGTAAGGATTGACAGGTATCATTTTAAACAGGATATCGAAGGCTATTTAAAACACCAGTACACGCATTTGTATCTTTTTAATATAGAGGCGAAAAAGCTCGATACCTTAACAAAAGGTAGTGCCGATGAGCAATCGCCGGAGTGGTCGCCCGATGGGAAAAGGATTGCCTTTGTAAGCAACCGCACACCCGAGCCGGAACGTGACGATAATTCAGATATCTTTACGATTGAAGCAAAGCCAAACGGACAGCTCACCCAGCTGACCACTTGGAAGGGCCACGATATCGGTCCCAAATGGAGCCCTGATGGTAAACATATCGCTTATTTACGTTCAACCGCAGGGGAACATTATACCATATATGACCAGGATTTGCTATGTATAATGGATGCCGACGGGAGTAACAGCAAGGTAATTACACAACAAATGGACAGGCCGGTATCAACACCAGCATGGAGTAAGGATAGCAGGGAGATTGCTTTTTTAGTCAGTGATGATCGCAGGAGTTACCTGGCTAAATATGATGTTGATGCCAAGAGCATAAGTACAATAAACAGTGGTGATTATGGGATAGTAAACGTTGTTTCATACGCGACGGATAATTGGGTGGTTGAACTTAGTACCCCCTATATGCCAAACGAGCTATTTGCCGTAGAAAGTGGAAAGCTGCGAAAACTAACACATCACCAGAACTGGCTCCAGGAGTTTAAGCTGGCGCACGTGGAAGGCTTTCGCTCAAAAAGCAAGGATGGTACTTCCGTTTCGGGTTTATTATATACCCCTGATAGCATACATACGCAAAAACTTCCGTTCATACTTTTTATACATGGCGGCCCCGTTGATCAGGATGACTACACTTTTGATGCTACAAGGCAGATACTTGCAGGTGCCGGATACGCGGTAGCGGGGGTAAACTACAGGGGGAGCAATGGCCGCGGACTTAAATATATCAATGCGATAAATGCTGATTGGGGAAATAAAGAAGTAATTGATTTGTTAGGTGCTGTTGATGAGCTGGTTAAAAAAGGAATAGCAGATCCGGATCATTTAGGCATTGGCGGCTGGAGTTACGGCGGAATATTGACCGATTATACTATTGCTACGGATACCCGTTTTAAAGCAGGTGCCAGCGGTGCGGGCAGCGCGTTGCAAACCAGTATGTATGGTAGCGACCAGTATGTATTACAGTATGATAATGAATTGGGCCAGCCATGGAAAAACCAGGATAAATGGATAAAGTTATCATATCCTTTTTTTCATGCAGACAGGATTAAAACACCGGTTTTGTTTATGTCGGGGTTAAAGGATTTTAACGTACCAACAGCGGGAAGCGAACAAATGTACATGGCGCTTAAATCGCAAAATTTACCAACCGAACTTATCCTGTACCCCAATCAATATCATGGTATTACTGTACCCAGTTACCAGGTTGACAGGTTGCAGCGCTACATTGTGTGGTTTGACAAGTATTTGAAATAG
- a CDS encoding zinc dependent phospholipase C family protein: MKMRVLYRLLVLVIFLQLYTGKVKAYSVLTHEALIDASWAKSIRPLLKLKYPEATDADLKKAHGYAYGGCLMADMGYFPFGSTYFTNLSHYVRSGDFVENMLQEAQNLNEYAFALGTLCHYMADKYGHSIGTNHTVPIVYPKIAKKFGNVVTYEEDHSSHSKVELSFDVLETAKGNYAPEAYHDFIGFEVAKPVLERAFLKTYGEDVNSVFGDLDLAISTYRWSVKSLMPTVTRAAWKLRKNDILKANPSANSHTFRYKMRKKAYIKEFGNTRIKGTFGERAVAFLISILPKVGPLKALTFKDPGPKGEELFIRSFDTVLVHYHNALELLHHSKLNLQDVDYDTGKPTMIGEYKLADKTYAKLVENLEDTKFNNLTRPLKQNILNFYSKADTAKLARESADDWKKTYKGLQALKMANTVGVDSLKTAKGLNYKLNEPVTKVSGSK; encoded by the coding sequence ATGAAGATGCGTGTATTATACAGGTTGTTAGTACTTGTAATTTTTTTGCAATTGTACACCGGCAAAGTCAAGGCCTACTCTGTTTTAACCCATGAAGCCCTGATTGACGCCAGCTGGGCTAAAAGTATCCGGCCATTGTTAAAGCTGAAATACCCGGAGGCTACAGACGCTGATTTAAAAAAAGCCCACGGTTATGCTTATGGCGGGTGCCTGATGGCCGATATGGGGTACTTCCCTTTTGGCAGCACTTATTTTACAAATCTTTCTCATTATGTACGCAGCGGTGATTTTGTTGAGAACATGCTGCAGGAAGCACAGAACTTAAATGAGTATGCTTTCGCGCTTGGCACCTTATGCCATTATATGGCTGATAAGTATGGTCACTCCATTGGTACCAACCATACCGTGCCAATTGTTTACCCTAAAATAGCTAAAAAATTCGGCAATGTGGTCACTTACGAAGAGGACCATTCATCGCACAGCAAAGTGGAACTTTCCTTTGACGTTTTAGAAACTGCTAAAGGTAATTATGCTCCCGAAGCTTATCATGATTTCATTGGTTTTGAAGTAGCTAAACCGGTACTTGAACGCGCTTTTTTGAAAACCTACGGCGAGGATGTAAATAGTGTATTTGGAGATCTTGACCTCGCCATTTCTACTTATCGGTGGTCGGTAAAAAGCTTAATGCCTACGGTTACCCGCGCCGCATGGAAGCTAAGAAAAAATGATATTCTTAAAGCAAACCCAAGCGCTAACAGCCATACGTTTAGGTATAAGATGAGAAAGAAAGCTTACATTAAAGAGTTTGGCAACACAAGAATTAAAGGCACGTTCGGCGAGCGGGCAGTGGCATTCCTGATCAGTATTTTACCGAAGGTTGGCCCATTAAAGGCGCTGACCTTTAAGGATCCCGGGCCGAAAGGCGAGGAATTGTTTATCCGCAGTTTCGATACCGTGTTGGTACACTACCATAACGCGCTTGAATTACTGCATCACAGCAAACTTAACCTGCAAGATGTTGATTACGATACCGGTAAGCCCACAATGATTGGAGAATACAAACTGGCGGATAAAACTTATGCAAAATTGGTGGAAAATTTGGAAGACACAAAGTTTAATAACCTTACCCGACCGTTAAAACAAAACATCCTGAATTTTTACAGCAAGGCTGATACCGCTAAACTTGCCCGTGAATCTGCTGATGATTGGAAAAAAACTTACAAAGGCTTACAGGCGCTAAAAATGGCAAATACCGTTGGCGTGGACAGTTTGAAAACAGCAAAGGGATTAAACTATAAACTAAACGAGCCTGTTACTAAAGTGAGCGGAAGTAAATAA